One window of the Bradyrhizobium sp. NP1 genome contains the following:
- a CDS encoding chromate resistance protein ChrB domain-containing protein, whose product MDRVASPWLIKRFIDSDAEFIFVPFGSDVKPPSGAIPFALPGVELGIHDADGSTFRKILRKYKIEDRALEILATIIDSGITHVFSQIERGYTDVAALKDPVGIGLDALSQGMMNISANDNDNIDKSLIFYDSLYAYCRLKVLESDKPEILNVPIPERWNVIKRELTATHMSDSSASGDPALYHRQVS is encoded by the coding sequence ATGGATCGGGTTGCGTCGCCTTGGTTGATCAAGCGATTTATCGATTCGGACGCAGAGTTCATCTTCGTTCCGTTCGGTTCGGATGTTAAGCCGCCATCAGGAGCCATTCCATTCGCGTTGCCCGGCGTGGAGCTGGGCATCCATGACGCGGATGGGTCGACGTTTCGAAAGATTCTACGCAAGTACAAGATCGAAGATCGGGCTTTGGAAATATTGGCCACAATTATTGATTCCGGCATAACTCATGTCTTTAGCCAGATCGAACGTGGCTACACAGACGTTGCCGCACTGAAAGATCCGGTTGGAATAGGTCTTGACGCCCTTTCTCAGGGGATGATGAACATAAGCGCAAATGATAACGACAACATAGACAAGAGCCTCATTTTCTATGATTCGCTTTATGCCTATTGCCGCTTGAAAGTGCTTGAGTCCGACAAGCCTGAAATCCTGAACGTACCTATACCCGAGCGTTGGAACGTAATTAAGCGGGAGCTAACTGCGACGCATATGAGTGATTCCTCTGCGTCCGGCGACCCGGCTCTTTACCATCGGCAAGTATCGTAA
- a CDS encoding VOC family protein, with product MADNRHGIPKQIFGPFNDFASLGIVRGNYIALCADEPEAAAEFAVRHMGFYLVHVDSAGRHYLAAGGHDPYSLVYTNGEHGKIDHISYVVNQASELVAAETRLAQIDVPIVRVEKSDLWRHGPALRVRNPGGATIELTVGVRTTEPMACNIFPSEKAPQPLCLDHAVIRAVDIPAAYDFAARVLGLQESGRICDPTDKPLLGFFRSGSDKGKLWHCYAVAASEYDGLHHVQFTLKNKNALEESHAAMEKDGKVNIIWRPMRHGPGHNIAYYFEDYTGNVIEYSTEEEIILDDASYVPRQWSTMESKSISEWDIREFPKIML from the coding sequence ATGGCAGACAATCGACATGGTATTCCCAAGCAGATCTTTGGGCCGTTCAATGACTTTGCTTCCCTGGGGATCGTTCGCGGGAACTATATCGCCTTGTGCGCCGACGAGCCGGAAGCCGCAGCGGAATTTGCGGTCCGGCATATGGGCTTCTATCTAGTTCATGTCGATTCCGCGGGCAGACATTATCTTGCAGCAGGTGGCCACGATCCGTATTCCCTCGTCTATACAAATGGCGAGCATGGCAAGATCGATCATATATCGTATGTCGTAAACCAAGCCTCCGAGTTGGTAGCTGCCGAAACGAGATTGGCCCAGATTGACGTGCCGATCGTGCGCGTGGAGAAGTCGGATCTTTGGCGCCATGGACCGGCACTCAGGGTGAGGAATCCCGGCGGCGCCACGATCGAACTGACTGTGGGTGTCAGGACGACTGAGCCGATGGCCTGCAACATTTTTCCATCGGAGAAAGCGCCACAGCCGTTATGCCTCGACCACGCGGTTATACGCGCGGTCGATATCCCCGCCGCGTATGACTTTGCGGCGCGTGTTCTCGGTCTCCAAGAGTCCGGGCGAATATGTGATCCCACCGACAAACCGTTGCTAGGTTTTTTCCGCAGTGGAAGCGACAAGGGAAAGCTTTGGCATTGCTATGCCGTCGCTGCTTCCGAGTATGACGGGCTTCATCATGTGCAATTTACGTTGAAGAACAAGAACGCCTTGGAAGAGTCCCACGCCGCCATGGAAAAGGATGGCAAGGTAAACATTATTTGGCGACCGATGCGCCACGGGCCAGGTCATAACATCGCGTATTACTTCGAGGATTATACTGGAAACGTCATCGAATACTCGACCGAAGAAGAGATCATTTTAGATGATGCATCCTATGTGCCCAGGCAATGGTCAACAATGGAATCCAAGTCGATAAGTGAATGGGATATTCGCGAGTTTCCGAAAATAATGCTCTGA
- a CDS encoding NAD(P)-dependent oxidoreductase, with translation MKPGPVGMVGVGNIGLPILRNLLEGGYEVVAFRRTNRECIVSAGAVAAESCAEVSSRCEVIFTVLPGFDALRSVVFAVNGLVKNAREGQILVELSTLGIADKVAIRDELASRGTVMLDGAISATPNMVVAKRGAMFVSGGERECHNLLPILRAILPSVYYMGGFGNAQRIKLCANHLVSVNLSAAAECLALGRKLGIPSKNLVDALVNSGGGSVQLTARAQRMIDGEWSPAMGTNSGLKKDIDLIQEIAREIQCPVPLLTAAARMYGDAIEKGLGDADVASIYEVVSERAGVPPRRS, from the coding sequence ATGAAACCGGGACCTGTGGGGATGGTCGGAGTGGGGAACATTGGCCTGCCGATCCTCCGAAATCTGCTCGAAGGAGGTTACGAAGTCGTCGCATTTCGTCGTACGAATCGGGAATGCATCGTCAGCGCTGGAGCCGTTGCGGCAGAGAGTTGCGCTGAAGTGTCATCCCGTTGCGAGGTAATCTTCACGGTCCTGCCCGGCTTCGATGCTCTGCGCAGTGTGGTCTTTGCCGTCAACGGGCTGGTGAAGAATGCTCGCGAGGGTCAGATTCTGGTCGAGCTCTCTACGCTAGGCATTGCAGACAAGGTGGCTATCCGGGACGAATTGGCGTCTCGCGGTACCGTCATGCTGGATGGCGCTATCAGCGCGACACCGAATATGGTCGTCGCCAAGCGTGGGGCGATGTTCGTCAGCGGTGGGGAGCGCGAGTGCCATAATTTACTGCCGATCCTGAGGGCGATCCTTCCAAGTGTCTACTATATGGGGGGGTTCGGTAACGCCCAGCGGATCAAGTTATGTGCAAATCACCTCGTGTCTGTGAACTTGTCCGCTGCCGCCGAGTGCCTGGCACTCGGGCGCAAATTGGGAATTCCTTCGAAGAACCTTGTCGATGCGCTCGTCAACAGCGGGGGCGGCTCTGTTCAACTTACCGCGCGCGCTCAGCGGATGATCGATGGTGAATGGTCCCCCGCCATGGGAACCAATTCGGGGCTCAAGAAAGATATCGACCTTATCCAAGAGATAGCGCGGGAAATCCAATGTCCAGTGCCGCTGCTCACGGCCGCCGCCCGCATGTATGGCGACGCGATCGAGAAGGGCCTGGGCGATGCGGACGTCGCTTCGATCTACGAGGTTGTTTCCGAAAGGGCGGGTGTTCCGCCTCGTCGGTCCTAA
- a CDS encoding YciI family protein yields MSTPSEVSQPGVSKMPKLVSFIVFWYAKDKELDPWITEHLQYIKLLEEKGKLFASGPLSTRKGPNGVTVLLVKDEDEARAIAENEPIVKAGVRDFAVEPWFIHEGAFSLQVCMSDDSAQAS; encoded by the coding sequence ATGTCTACACCATCGGAAGTTTCACAGCCGGGCGTCTCGAAGATGCCTAAGCTGGTGTCTTTCATTGTCTTTTGGTACGCCAAGGACAAAGAGCTGGATCCGTGGATCACCGAGCATCTTCAATACATCAAGCTGCTTGAAGAAAAAGGAAAGCTATTTGCTTCTGGTCCCTTGAGCACACGAAAAGGCCCAAACGGTGTAACCGTGCTTCTTGTCAAGGACGAAGATGAGGCGAGGGCGATCGCGGAAAACGAGCCTATCGTCAAGGCCGGTGTGCGTGACTTTGCTGTCGAGCCTTGGTTCATCCACGAAGGCGCATTCTCGCTCCAGGTCTGCATGTCCGATGACAGTGCGCAAGCAAGCTGA
- a CDS encoding fumarylacetoacetate hydrolase family protein, producing the protein MAEYRLVSLADSRGQKGAILHEGHIFQTVDLIGSDCTVLELLRNWDESRARISSALAQVDLSAVPSIPLEEAKLGAPVQYPGAFFCAGSNYWDHLDEMTESVKQTTGATPTFKKGPEPWFFVKTTRGSIVGTGACIRIPPFTTMLDWEAELGVVIGREASNIPEADALSIVAGYLAINDLSARNLIKREDSPFIYDFLGQKCFDGSAPMGPWLTPAEFVADPQNLDIALTVNGVVKQSSNTSRMVYSIAEQVAYLSRHITLFPGDVIATGTPAGVGMPKKEFLLAGDEVAIEIEGLGRLVNIMKA; encoded by the coding sequence GTGGCCGAATACCGGTTGGTCAGTTTGGCGGATAGCAGGGGCCAAAAGGGTGCCATTCTGCATGAAGGGCACATTTTTCAAACGGTGGACTTGATCGGTAGCGATTGCACCGTCCTCGAACTCCTTCGGAACTGGGATGAGAGTCGTGCTCGCATATCGTCGGCGCTTGCGCAGGTCGATCTCTCCGCAGTTCCGTCGATCCCACTCGAAGAGGCCAAGCTTGGTGCGCCCGTTCAGTATCCGGGAGCGTTCTTTTGCGCAGGGTCCAATTACTGGGACCACCTCGACGAAATGACTGAGTCGGTCAAACAGACAACGGGGGCTACTCCGACCTTCAAGAAAGGACCAGAACCCTGGTTCTTTGTCAAAACGACGCGTGGCTCGATCGTAGGAACCGGTGCGTGCATTCGCATTCCGCCCTTTACCACGATGCTGGATTGGGAAGCCGAGCTTGGCGTCGTGATCGGGCGCGAGGCGAGCAACATCCCGGAAGCAGACGCCCTCTCGATCGTCGCGGGTTATCTTGCTATCAACGACCTGTCAGCCCGCAACCTGATCAAGCGCGAGGACAGCCCGTTCATCTACGACTTTCTGGGGCAAAAGTGCTTCGACGGTAGTGCACCCATGGGACCGTGGCTAACGCCGGCAGAATTCGTTGCCGACCCGCAAAATCTGGACATAGCGCTGACCGTCAACGGTGTCGTCAAGCAATCCTCCAACACGTCTCGAATGGTGTACTCAATTGCAGAGCAGGTTGCCTATCTCAGCCGGCATATCACGCTGTTCCCCGGCGATGTTATCGCGACTGGTACTCCCGCAGGCGTCGGGATGCCCAAGAAAGAATTCCTCCTCGCAGGTGATGAGGTCGCCATCGAGATCGAGGGACTCGGCCGACTAGTCAATATCATGAAAGCTTAG
- a CDS encoding ABC transporter substrate-binding protein yields MKLTGIFVAAFIAAVMSSFASAAPNEIRLGFISPQSRQGGNQGVDMLNAFRLGLEHTGNKLGGLPVKLFTGDDQAKPEVGVQLARQMMERDKIHIMSGLLYSHVSEAVLSTVLPTGRFVMAVSGGETSRAGKNCQPNYFLASWIIASTFQEVGAYLAKEGVKRVAVITNNYAAGWDVVSGVKRGYGKDLVAEVLVTLGQSDYGAEISRLRAANPEVIVEFLPGAPGAAFLLQLKQSGLREAVKIYTQTTIADVSTFKATGDAAIDLVHVGNWSENLDNAANRKFVEAYREQYGETPSILAAMAYDTVLLLNAAVTAVNGDVENSDAFREALRNVKYDSIRGYFAFNNNHFPIQNYYLNRVSKTKSGELKNDLLATLTEAGMDQYHQDCPMK; encoded by the coding sequence ATGAAATTGACCGGAATATTTGTCGCCGCGTTCATCGCGGCAGTCATGTCAAGCTTTGCATCGGCGGCACCCAACGAAATCAGACTTGGCTTTATCAGCCCACAATCCAGGCAAGGAGGCAACCAAGGCGTCGATATGCTTAACGCCTTCCGACTGGGACTCGAACACACCGGCAACAAGCTGGGCGGACTCCCAGTCAAACTGTTCACGGGTGACGACCAGGCGAAGCCTGAGGTTGGCGTTCAGCTCGCGCGTCAAATGATGGAGCGGGACAAAATTCATATCATGTCCGGTCTTCTCTACTCGCACGTCTCGGAAGCTGTGCTCTCCACCGTACTTCCAACCGGTCGTTTCGTGATGGCGGTTTCGGGTGGCGAGACGTCAAGAGCCGGAAAAAACTGCCAGCCAAACTACTTCCTTGCATCTTGGATTATCGCTAGCACGTTCCAGGAGGTCGGAGCATATCTTGCCAAGGAAGGCGTTAAGCGTGTCGCAGTCATCACCAACAACTATGCGGCTGGCTGGGACGTCGTTTCAGGTGTGAAACGCGGCTACGGCAAGGACCTGGTCGCGGAAGTCCTCGTGACGTTGGGCCAGTCTGATTACGGAGCAGAGATCAGCCGTTTGCGCGCCGCGAACCCCGAGGTGATTGTCGAATTCCTGCCGGGTGCCCCGGGTGCAGCATTCCTGCTTCAGCTGAAGCAGTCGGGACTGCGGGAAGCCGTCAAGATCTACACTCAGACGACGATTGCCGATGTGTCGACCTTTAAGGCGACCGGGGACGCAGCTATCGACTTGGTACATGTCGGAAACTGGAGCGAGAACCTCGACAATGCGGCAAACCGGAAATTCGTCGAAGCTTATAGGGAGCAGTATGGAGAAACGCCATCCATTCTCGCGGCGATGGCCTACGACACGGTCCTGCTTTTGAATGCCGCAGTCACCGCAGTGAATGGCGACGTGGAAAATAGCGATGCTTTCCGCGAAGCGCTTCGGAACGTGAAATACGATTCAATCCGCGGATACTTCGCGTTCAACAACAACCACTTCCCGATTCAGAATTACTACCTGAACCGTGTCTCCAAGACCAAAAGTGGCGAATTAAAAAATGATCTGCTTGCGACGTTGACTGAGGCGGGAATGGATCAATACCACCAAGATTGCCCGATGAAATGA
- a CDS encoding ABC transporter ATP-binding protein — protein MTEAILQIRGLCKSFGGLVVSDNISLALMPGEIHALIGPNGAGKSTLINQISGEVRPDKGTVTLRGRSIENMPTYERVRAGLARSFQVSSVLNDFTVLENARLAAIGSKLPTLHWWRPATADASATEQAMCALEKVRLAQRASAKASTLSYGERRQLELAMALALEPSVVLLDEPMAGVGPDEGRRLTELLDTLRDECAILLVEHDMDAIFALADRISVLVEGQLIATAHPNDIRASKSVQQAYLGTGNDW, from the coding sequence ATGACTGAGGCCATCCTCCAGATACGCGGACTTTGCAAATCGTTTGGTGGGCTCGTTGTGAGCGACAACATCAGTCTCGCACTCATGCCGGGCGAGATCCACGCCCTCATAGGCCCGAACGGCGCTGGCAAATCGACTCTTATCAATCAGATTTCGGGAGAAGTGCGGCCGGACAAGGGCACCGTCACGCTTCGAGGTCGAAGCATCGAAAACATGCCGACGTACGAGCGGGTCCGCGCAGGGTTGGCGCGATCTTTCCAGGTGTCAAGCGTACTTAACGACTTCACTGTCCTGGAGAACGCGCGGCTGGCCGCGATCGGAAGCAAGCTGCCGACCCTCCATTGGTGGCGGCCCGCGACAGCAGACGCGAGTGCGACAGAACAAGCAATGTGCGCACTGGAAAAGGTGCGGCTTGCGCAGCGTGCCAGTGCGAAGGCGTCAACCCTCTCCTACGGCGAGCGACGCCAGTTGGAACTGGCAATGGCGTTGGCTCTCGAACCCAGCGTTGTACTGCTGGATGAGCCGATGGCCGGAGTTGGTCCTGATGAAGGGCGACGCCTCACGGAGCTGTTGGATACGTTGAGGGACGAGTGTGCGATCCTCCTGGTCGAGCACGACATGGATGCGATCTTCGCGCTGGCGGACCGCATCTCGGTTTTGGTTGAGGGGCAGCTCATCGCGACCGCTCATCCCAACGACATCCGTGCAAGCAAGTCAGTCCAACAGGCCTATCTGGGAACGGGGAACGATTGGTGA
- a CDS encoding branched-chain amino acid ABC transporter permease yields the protein MIYGLGASALGFAIRHGGLASFGHAAFFGLGAYAVLAANLAGLKDAFIVWPLAIGFVAMVATLIGLLSLRTRGVSFIMLTLGFAQMFFIVVSSIQGFGAADGKALPERNSIAGLSIADTVTFHYVVLAVLVAISFVIYRLSHASMGAVLRGIACDERRMRALGFRTPRLQLLSFVFSAAATAVAGILAANYYYFVSPSYLHWIMSGDLLAMAALGGIGSLYGGMFGAFVLVIVEVILAPYTTYWRLFLGLLIVLSVLLFDRGVHPALNRALGGRDD from the coding sequence ATGATCTATGGGCTTGGCGCTAGCGCGTTGGGTTTTGCCATCCGGCACGGTGGGCTGGCCAGCTTTGGACATGCGGCCTTCTTCGGTCTTGGAGCGTACGCAGTGCTGGCAGCAAACCTCGCCGGTCTGAAGGACGCGTTCATCGTATGGCCCCTTGCCATCGGCTTTGTGGCAATGGTCGCCACTCTGATCGGTCTGCTTTCTCTTAGAACGCGGGGTGTGTCGTTCATCATGCTTACGCTGGGTTTCGCCCAGATGTTCTTTATCGTCGTATCGAGCATTCAGGGATTCGGCGCGGCCGACGGCAAGGCACTTCCCGAGCGCAATTCGATCGCGGGACTCTCGATCGCGGACACGGTGACCTTCCACTACGTGGTGCTTGCGGTCCTGGTGGCGATCTCGTTCGTCATCTACCGATTGTCGCACGCGTCGATGGGCGCGGTGCTTCGCGGGATCGCGTGTGACGAGCGCAGAATGAGGGCGCTGGGCTTCAGGACGCCTCGATTACAGTTGCTGTCATTCGTCTTTTCTGCCGCTGCGACCGCCGTAGCCGGCATTCTGGCGGCCAACTACTACTATTTCGTCAGCCCGTCGTATCTCCACTGGATCATGTCGGGCGACCTCCTGGCGATGGCTGCGCTTGGCGGAATTGGATCGCTCTACGGCGGCATGTTTGGGGCTTTCGTTCTGGTCATCGTGGAAGTGATCCTGGCGCCGTACACCACCTATTGGCGTCTCTTTCTCGGGCTGCTCATCGTGCTGTCGGTACTGCTTTTCGACAGGGGTGTTCATCCCGCCCTCAATCGCGCTTTGGGAGGAAGGGATGACTGA